Within Thermococcus indicus, the genomic segment GTTTGTTCCTCTTTATATCGGCCAGGAGTTTCATAGCCCTGGCCTTCTCGCGGAGGCCCAGATACTTCCAGCCCTCACGGTAGTGGAAGGTTCTGCCCTCGTAGAACATCATGCCCTTTGGATCCGAGTTCACGATTTGAACGTCCGCGTTGAGGAGTCCGAGGAGGTGAGCCAAAGGCCCGTCCTCGCCGTGGGGCAGCATATGGAAAGCACCGGTGGAGAGGCCGAAGCCCCTGTAGTTTAGGTTCGTGAAGCGCCCACCGACGTAGGGGGCCTTTTCGAGGACTATGACATCGTAACCATTTTTAGCTAAGAAAGAGGCCGTCAGAAGGCCGCCGATTCCGGAGCCTATTACAACCGCCCTCATTTTTCTCACCTGAAAACCTGAGGGAAGAGGAGAATATAAGGGTTGTTCCTAAAAGGAAGAAAAAACTCACAGCCTCCACTCCACTCCCAGAATCTCGCTGTAAGCTTCCAGGACCATCTCAAGGTACTCCTTGGCGGTGCCGACCTTGTCAATTCTGAACTTCTCCGCCCAGCGCTCGTTGCCGAACTCCTCGCTTCCAGCTGAAACGAGGTCTATCACGCGCATGCTGTCCCAGAATGCAGGGGCATAGCCGGCCTTCCTCGCGTACTCGATGAGCCTCTTGAGCTGCTTCCTGGCGTGCTCCTCCATGTCAACGTTCTCTCCGTAGGCGTCCATGAAAAGCGCCTTAAGGACGGGCTTCATCCAGCCGCGGTGGAAGCGGCACCAGCCGACGTTGTCGTACCAGAACTCCCAGAGGGCGCTCGCGATTATCTTCTGGGCCAGCTCCTCGGGCTCGAGGAAAACGCCGAACTGGTAGAACGTCCAGTAGCGACCCTGAATCGGGAGCGGTATGTAGTTGCCTATCGCCCAGTACATCGTCGGCGTCATCTCGCCGTCCTCGCCGAGCGGAACGAAGACACCGTAGTCCTTGAAGCTCTCACCGTACTTCAGCCTGTCCTTGAACCTCTCGTCGAGGATAACGCTCGCCTTCCTCTTGCCGAGGCCTATTATCCTGGCTATCTCGTTCTCGGCGAAGGCCACAAGGCGGGCCAGCTCGGCCACGAGCCTAGCGTTGACCTCGCTCGCCTCGACCGGGCGCTCGAGGAGTGCCTCCTTCGTGAACTCCGGCTTTCCGCTTATACCGACCTCCTCCGGCTTCAGCAGACCACGATGGACGAGCTCGAGAACCCAGGCGGCCGTTCCGCCGAACTCTATCGCGTCGAAGCCCATCGCGTCTGCCGCGTGGACGCTTATGTCGCTGGCCCTCAGGCTTATGCTTCCGCTCAGCGGGCCGTTGGCCTCGTAGGGTTCGTACTCAACGTGGTGGCCGCGGCGGTACTTCTTACAGACCACCGGACACGGCTCGCCGCAGGTCGTCCAGTTCTTGGGCTTTATGGCCTCCTCGTTGAAGGGCTCCCAGTAGTGCTTCATTATGTTCTCGTGAATCCTTATGCGCTCCTCCTTCGGAATGTACGGCATCTGCCAGTTGAGAATCGGGACGAAGTCGCCCTCGGCCGGGTAGTTTCCGCCGAAGGTTCCGCCGGTGTTGAGCTTGGGGTTGAAACGGTACTTGGTGGTCTTCTCGCTTATGATTTCATTGTAGGGCTTCTTGTGAACGCCCTCAACAATCGCCTTGGAGGTCCTGAAGTTGCCGATGTCCTCGCCCGGGAAGGGCCTCTTCCTCGGCTTGCCACCGAAGATTATTCCGACGACGTTGTGGGCCCTCAACAAAACGCTTCCGGAGCCTCCACGGGCGGCCCAGTCCTCGCTGCCGACCAAGCGTTCTCCCTTCCGGAGGGCCTGGGAGAATATCGCGCCGTAGTTGGTGTTCAGAGCGGCGGGGCCTACAACGGCTATGCGGTACTCGAAGTCGAACTTATCGCCAAAGGTATCGATGAGGTACTGGGTGAGCGCGTAGACGCCTTCCTCATCCTTGTAGCCCCTCCATATCTCGATGACCTTTTCGAGTTCAATCTCGTGGAGCTCAACCCTTACGCTCTCGCCGTCGTTGTAGAGGAGAACGACGACGGGCTTCTCGGCTTTGCCCTCGAAGGTCACGAAATCAACGCCGACGTTCTTGAAGGCGTAGGCCGCTCCGCCCATGGCGGAGGGGAACAGGGTTCCGTAAAGGGGGGAACGGAAGAAGAACATGAGCCGGTGGGCCCCAGGCAGGGTCGAGCCCGAGAATGGTCCCATACCCATGACAACGACGTTCTTCGGGTCGTAGGGTTCAACGCTGTGGGTTTCAAGGTTCTCGTGAACCTCTATGCCGTAGTCTATGACCCCGTATATCCCGTCCCTCTCCAGCTCCTCACTCTCCACCTTCTTCTCGTCCAGATTGAGCCTGAGAACTGTGAACTTCATGACTCCCACCCCTGTGTATCACTCCGAGTGTTAGTTTTGGGCTGAAGAATATTTAAGGCTTCCGATGGGCCTATCAAAAAAGTTGGGCGGGAGGTTATAAAAACCTTAGCAATCGGGACGGCCGAGGAACGTTGCGGAAACCAGAGAAGAAAGGGAAAGACGGAAGATCACTCGATCTTCTCGAACCTCTCCTCGAGCCTCTTGAGGACGCCCGGGAGGGTGGTGTACTCCATGTCCTCCATCGGGAGCCTGTGGGGCTCGAACGGGCCGTGCCTGCGCATGTACTCGGCGATCTCAACGGCCTTCTGCCTGGCGCCGTCGAAGGCCGGGTCGTCGAAGAGGTCAACCGGACCGACGAGCTTTCCTTCTGGGCTTATCTGCCAGCCGAGGGCGACGACGCGCGGCGGGCCGTCGAACCTCGTCGGGTTGGCCTGGTGCATCGCGACCGGCATGACCGGGCCGTTGTGGGAACCCCTCATCCATCCGCTGACGAGGTGCGGGAAGGCGAAGGGCTCGAGAACCTCACCAAGGGCCGGCAGTCCGCTCTGGGCGCGGACGATTGCTACAGGGTCGTCCTTCCCTATGTACTCGCCGGCTATCTCAAAGAGCTTCTCGGTGCTCACAACGGCGACCGGCTCGTCCTTGGCTATCTTGTGCCCCTCCTTCGGGAAGACGCGCTTGATGACGTACCTGCTCTTGGCGCCGATGAGGGCGAGGAGATCGTAGACTTCCTCCGGCGTGTTAAGGATCACGCGCTTGTGCTCCTTTATGTCCCAGACCTCGAAGCGGAAGCCCATGTGCATGTTCGGGTCGATGACGAGGCCGGCGGTGTTGAACGGGTCCGCGAACATCCTGAATATCGGCAGGTTGAACGCACCGGGCTCGGTCTTGTCCATGTGGAACGTGACAACGGGCTCGCTCTTCCTGAGGGTTATCTCCATCTCGGCTATTCCCGGACCCATTCCGCGGATGTTGCCGCTGAAGGCGTCCTTGAGGAGGTCCTGACCGGCACCGTAGAGGCCGAGCTCCTTGGCGACCCTGGTGGCCTCCTCGAAGGCCTTCCAGGCCAGGCCGTGTATCTCGGAGCTGTCAACACCCTTCCTGTGGGTCATGATGAGCTGAAGGTCATCTCCGCAGGTGGCGACGTAGAAGTCGATGATGGTTCCGTCCTCGACGGCCTTTGAGAGGACTTCCTCGGCCGTCTCGACGAGCTGCGGGTGCACCCTCGAGTGCCCCGGCCAGCCGCCGATGTCGGCCTTGATCACGCTGAGGGTTATCTTTTCTCCAACTGCCATTGGCAACCACCGATAGCTTTAACCACTTTTATGCTTATAAAACGTTAATATCACCGTCGATGATACACAAAAAGGAGTCAAAATTCGGGAAGTCTAAGGGCGCGGGAGTAAGAACGAAAGGAACCTCACTCGCAGATGTCGGTCCAGCCGAACTCCTCTCTGGCCACCTTGATGAGGTTCTTGAGCTCCTCCTTCTTGATGTTGACGCTGGAGCTCGCCCCGACGAGGGCTATAATGCCGTGCACCTCTTCCTGAACCTGAATCACATCGTCGCTGACCTTGACTATGCGGAGCTCCCTCCTGGCGGTCTCGTCGTCGCTTATCTTGAACTTGTCCTTTCCAATAACCACTGGCTCCTCCATGGTAATCACCAGGATATTTTTGTAAGCCAAAGTTAATAAAACTTCCGCCAATCATAAAACTTATAAACCCGCCCCCGCTAAGGTTAAGCTGGACGGGGGCATGGTGTAGCCTGGTCCATCATCGCGGGCTCCAGAGGTATGAGGACTTGCGGGTTTGCTGATTTGGGGATGAGCCTTTGGAGCTCTGACCCGGAGAAACCCGCGGACCGGGGTTCAAATCCCCGTGCCCCCACCAATTTTAGACAATTCTAAAGAACTATTGAAGGAGTAATGAGCTGCTCAGTGGGCGAGGGTTTTCTCAAGATTGGAGATGGGCTTCAACTCGGAAGTTAGTATGCTAAACGTCCTCTCGTCCAGGGATTCCCTATCCACGGTCACTATAACGAGTCCCCTGTTGAGGGTGGCGAAGTCTTTTATGCTGGTTATGAATTTAAGAACCGCATCCTCCCCGTTCTCAAGGATAAAGTACTCCACACAGTCGATAAGGATCACCTTATCAATATTGGCCATCTCAAGGAACCTTCTGAGGTTATCCATTATAACCTCCAGCTTCGTTGGGCTCACCGCATCGTCGTGCTGAACCGTAGATACCCACATCACCGGGATCAGCTTGAGACCGAGTTTTTTGCGGAACATATCAGGTGGATCTCTTGTAACGGCTATCCCGGGCATGCGATAGCGTTTTGCGAGTTCCACAAAAATACGGTGAGCCCGCTCCCTATCCCCCCAGTACGCACCGTACCTGAGGGAGTCCACGGGTTCCGAGGCTATCGGGACTATCATGTATTCCCCGCGGGCAAACGGCAGGTATATCATGACGGAGGAGACGAGAAGCAACAGGGCACCGGCGGTGAGCATGACCGAGCGGATCCAAGAGTAGGTGGGGTCATTGTTCAGTACGGTAGTTCTTAGGAGGACGCCTATCACCTGGGCCACCACGACAAGCAAAAACGCGAGGAGGAGTGAATCGAAGGCCCGGATAAAATAGCCGAATCCGAGGTTTTTCTTTGTTTTTCCCCCCATGGCCAGCAGGACAACGACGATTATGGACGTCGCCACGAGGACTATTAAATCCCTGATGAAATATCCCATCGATATTATTTCCGGCATAGTAATAGTTTTGCAGAGGGAATATTTAAACTTTTAACCGGGCTACCAGGAAATCCCGAGAAGAAAGGTGAACGAAAAGGAAAAACAAAATAACTCAGAGGAGATCAGTGAACGAGCTCCGTCAGCAGCTCAAAGGCCCGTTTTTCCATCAGGTACGCGTTCCTTATCTTTGCAACATTGGGCATCCTGCTGTGGAGGCTCCAGAGGGACCCCTCGAGCACAGATACATCGTCGATCCCCCATGCCTCCAGTATGAGGGAAGTGGCATTTTGGTCAAGTTCTATGGCGAGTTTAACCGTGGGGTTCTCCCGGGACAGGTTACCGTTCTCAACGAGCTCGTTCACCTTCCGGTGGTAGTTCAGGTACCACTGCGTCCACACCTTCGACAGCAGGAGCACGGAATTAACACTGTCCGTGCGGGTACTGCCGGCCGAGGAGGCTCCTCCGATGAAGGCCAGTGTCTCCATGGAATACACGTCAACCGTACCGTCCCCTCCAAAGAACGCCATCACCGTGTACTCCCCTGGAGCGGCTGAGATATTGAACAGGGCCTCGTACCTGAAGGGCTCGGACGCCAGGTACTTCACCGGAACGGTGACGTTGTGGACGGTTCCATTCGGCAGCAGGAGGTACACTTCAAGGGTCCTGTCCAGGTACGCAAAGGAGGGGTTGCCGTTTATCACGGTAACGGTTGCATTCAGTGAGACGGGGGTTCCCTCCGTGAGGTTACCCGGCGATGTGACGTTAGTCGAGAGGGTGAGGTTCAGAGTGAAGTCCAAGATCAGCGGATAGTACGAGAGAGGTACCGAGCTTACACCGCTCTCCAGAGTGACGTTGAGGACGCCGACCCCAGCGGTCTTTGGAACAGTGACGAAGAACACACTGGAGGTCCCATTTATCCTTCTCAGCAGTGAGGAGCCTCCAAGGTTGCTCGACGTCTCAATTTCGATGTTCAACGTATCGCTCACAGGAAGCAGCTTGACCACATGGATCGCCACGGTGAAGTTGCCACCAACGCTGGCCTCGTTCGGAACATCGACGTTCACCCTGTATCCGTTTATGTAGACCGAACCGTCGGACGACACGGTTCCGGTACTTTCACTCTCAACCAGAACCTCACCGGTAGCGATGTTGTTGCTGAGTATCACCTCGTTTGGAACGCCGTTTACGACCGCCGTTATGTTGTGTACCCCACCTCCAATACCCGAGAGATTCATAGGGAGCTTCACGAGCACCGGATTTCCAGGGGACACCTCATTGACCACCCTGCTGGACAGTACGAGAGAGCCGTCGAGCACCAGCCTAACCGGAACGTTGTATGCCGTGTAGTTGCCCAGGTTTCTGAGGGCAACAGTTACGTAATACACCCCGCTGGAGTTCACGGTTGTCGGAGCATCCACCAGCCCAACGTCCAGGTCCACCAGGTCCTTCGGAACCGCTACGACCAAGATACCCCTGCTGATGGAGTACCTTGCCCCGTCCACGGTGTAGTTGACGGTCACGTTCAGCATGTCGACCCCTGTTCCCGTCGATTTGAGGGAAATTGGAATGACCGAGTACTCCCCAAGGGGCACCCTTTCAAGGGTGGTGTTCGGGACAACAATTCCCCTGAGGGACGCCACACCGACCGTGACGTTGTCCACCGATAGGGAAGTACTCCTGAAAAGAACCACACTGAGGTTGTAGCTGTCGGAGTCTCCCATTCCAACTGCCTCCGGAACCGAGAGGGCAACGTAATCCGGAACCGGGCGGTACTCGCCAAAGGTAACGTTCATGCGTATGCTCCTGAAGTACACCGCGGTGGAGTTCGATTCGTAGAACCTTACGGGATAGACTGTAACGACCCCGTAGTTCACCCCATCAGAGCTGTACGTCCTGAAGGAATACGGCACTATCGGATACACGGCGTCCGCGGGCACGATATAGGGGGAGGAGAGATTGCCCACAGTGTACTCTATCCTGGCGGGAGTTACGTTCTCAATAGTGACGGCATCGAAGAGGACCACGGATATGCCAGTTATTGACTGGTTCTGGGGCATTGTGAATATGAACCTGTACCCCTGGAACTGCGGAACGCCTGGCCTCGGGGAGTACATTATCAGACCCACTTCAGTCTGATTGTCCGGGAGATCGCCGCCAAACCGCACGGAGGTGGTGTTGATGAGCAGATACGTTCCAGATGGGGTTTCTACTGGCATCGGTTTCAGGGTAACGTTCACAGGAACAACCCCCGGATAGGGGGTGGGGGATGTGACAGGGGAAGGGTCATCGTACGGGGCAGTCCTCAGCCCGGGCGGGCCTATGTAGTACACCTGGTTGCTGTTGAATTTCGCGGTCTCCAAGTCGGCCCACAGCTTGAAGACCTTGGAAGTCACCGACAGGATGTTGGATATGAACTTAGACACCCGTCCGGCAGTCACCTTAAACTCCCCAACCCTCAAGCTCACGTATCCGTGTATCAGACGGGTCTCGTGCCTTTTCTTAATTTGGACGTTGTGGAGGATACCGTAGTGCAGGGAAACGCCCGGAAGTTTCTGGAGTATAGCTGGATATCCCCTGATGTCAGCGTACGCTTTTATGAACCTGAGGAGGGAGGCACCTTCAAGCTCGGGAGCGTCCACATCACTGCCCAGAAGTTCAGCCGCAAGCGCATCAAAGCCGGTGATTCTCGTAATCTCTGCCATTTTCCCATCGTCGGACATCGCCCTGATGTCCCTCCCCAGTATTATGGTGTTGATATCAGTCGAGGCCGTGGTGTAACTCATCACGGATATGTCGGACTGTATATCAAGGGATATCGGCAGGGCCTCCTTTGAATCCTCGGAGGGCATCTCGGTATGGGATCCAGAACCTTCCTCGTCCGAACCGCCCAGCCCCTCAAGCAACCAGCTCATAACGTTGGATATCGTCGCGGACGAACCGGCACGGACGATGTAGTCCTCCCTGGCAATATCGATAGTCCTAGGAATCGTGTCACCCTTGCCCGAGGCTATATCCTCCGATATCTGGCGCATGAGGGTGTGGGCGGAGGCGGGTTCGAGCGCGTACATGGGTAGCATGGTGGTGGCGTCCGAACCCACAAGCGCGTTCTCGAGATACTCGGAGGAGTACATTACACCGACCAAGGCGTAGTCGACCCTGAGAAGTGCCTCATCGACGAGGTTGTACATAGAACTCAGCATGTCCACTATATCCTCTCTCGCAAGGCCCAGCGAAGTTACTTGATTGACTATCCACAGAGAGGCGTCGATTAAGTTGAAGCCCAGAATTGAAACGGATTCCAGGGTATCCTCGATGACATCCCTGACATGGTTCCTGCGAAGATACTTGGTCTCCTCCATATACTTAAGCGCCTGGGCCAGATCACCGTTTGAGGGACGAACCTTTATTGAGAGCGGAGTCCAGCTAAATTCCTTGTGTACTTCCCAAGCGAACAGTTTTCCATGGAGGCCCATGTTCAACCGAACCTTCAGGTAGCCATCGCTGCCGATGCCCACAGCGAATTTTGCCCACAGTGCATCTTCGATTCCAAGACGGGCACTGACATCAATCGCCCCATCCGTGGAGAGGGCCGCATTTAGAGAGGCCAGGTACTCGACCCACCAGAGACCGCCACCGCTAAGGGCATTAAGGATTATCTGACCAATGTCAAACTCAATCGTACCGATATACCTCTGGTGTAGGGGGAGGCCGGTGAAAATCTCCGCCGCACCGGGCCTGGAGTGGTATGTGGTGGACAGCACAAGCGGCACGTATCCCTTCGGAGATACCACCACGTAAGGACTCTCGTTATCAATCACGGGGTATTTTACGGTGTCGTAGCCGCTCTTCTTAACAAGGAACGGCTTGGCGTACTCAAGCCCGCGGAGCCCTGAGTCGTCGGAGTACTCAATCAAATTCCCGTCGGATAGATCGAACCCGTTGAGGACATCGGAGTACGACAGGCGTACTGGATGGTTACCGTACCGGTTTTCATATTCCTTTGTGGCGCGTATCCCCTGGAAAACCGCCTCCTCAGTGGGATACGGCCCAACGAACACAACGTTCTGGGGGCGGAAGGTGTTGAAGAGGAGGTACGTTTTGTGGACTGAGTCAATGTCATCATCGTTATTCGTGAAGGCCACAGAGTAGCCCTCCTTGATGGAATCGCGCGCCAGTTTAATCCACGCGGGCATGGCCATTCCGGTGATGTAATCCGTGTACACCCTACCCGAATCTGGTATTTCAGCCAGTGCCTTGTCGAGGTACTTTGTAAAGTATCTGGTGTTCACGATAAAGACCCTGTCCACCGGGGCCATCCCGGGATTCACAACCACGAAATCACTCACAACCTGCTCAGGAGTCGATGCGAACGGTTTCACCGAAACATCCACAAGCTTGGAGCCACTCCACTGCGTGGATATGTAAACTGGGGATGAGTAAACCATGTAGTACCTCTGGTAGGCCTTTCCAGCGCTGTCAGCCAGGTCAGAGGAAACAACCACGTAGTACACCCAGTATTTGGAACCCCTGTCTATGTACCCAAGGTCTATACGCCCACTGAAGTAGCCGTTCAGATCGGACCTCAGGTGTACTCTCTTCTCCGCGAGCTTGGTCTCACTGCCATCCTCGGAAACCCCGATAAGAACGACGGTCAGGTTATCCTCGACAGGATAGTCATCCGCGATGGCACGGTATCCGTAGTTCACCAGCAGCATTGTCCCGGTGAAGTAGTCGGCAAAATATATCCCGGTCCCTTCGTCCACAGTTGGACCCGTGAGGGACACCCATCCTGCGGACATCTCCACGTCCACGTTGGGATTCCTGACGGTAATCGACAGACTCTTAGGCCACCACCCCACTGAGGTGCGGGCGCGTACGGTGAGGTTATAGACGCCGCTTTCAGAGGGAGCGGTCACGTAGAGCTTGGCCTCACACGGGGAAACAACGGCAAAATCATCAATGGGAGCGTACGTACCGTTGAACATGACGCTGAAGTACCTCTCCCTCAGCGGGTACTGGCACCGTCCATCGGCATCGTAAACGTTGACGGTGATTTCAATGGTCTCGTTGGGATCGTAGACCTTTTTGTCAGTACCTATCGAAAGGCGGGTGTTGGAGAGGTCCAGGCTGGCGCCTTCAACGGCATCGAGTATCCACCCGACTATTGAAGAGGTATCTGAGAGGTACGCGTACCTGCCACCGGTCGAGGTAGAAACGTTCTCCCATATGTAGTGGGACTCCTCCCCCCAGTAACCGGCGCAGAGGACACTGTATATATGTACATCATTCTCGTTGGCCATTGCGATGATATCCCTGTACGTCAAATTGGAACGGTCAACGGTACCGTCTATCTCGGGATCATGGGGCGGGGCGTCTGTTATGAGGATAATGGCCTTGTAAACGTTTTTACGCCAGGTGAGGTTGTTTATGGCCAGAGAAAGTGCATAGATATGCGACTCCGGCCAGTCACCACCACCCCACGCGGAGAGGTTATTGACGGCGAAGATAAAATCTTCAGTGTTGTAAGTGAAGGGCAGCACTATCTTCCCTGGCCAATCTTCTGTGTCAAAGGACGACTCGGGCCAGTCGCGGAAATCCACAAGCGAGAACCTGGCATCGGGGAAGTAATACTGTATCTCATCGACCAGCCGGGTGACGTTTCTCTTAACGGCATCTATGTCGTCCCACATGCTTCCTGTGGTGTCTATGACAAACGCTATGTCCAGAGCGTAATCCGTACTCCCCTGAGAGCCACTTTCAGAACCGCCGGCGAGAACAGGGGCAGCCGGAACCGCGAAAATACTGCCGAGGAGTATTAACAGGACGAAGCCCGCCTTTCCTAAGTGACCCATGTTATCTCCTCCAGTACGATCCATACCACGGGATGAACTTCGAACACAAACTACAAAAGTACAGCTAATAAACTTAACCCCGAGATCAATCGAAGTTATTCTCCAAAAGTATAAAACCAGAAACGCACCACGGGGATACAGTCATCCGAGTCCGGGCCCCTACAGGGGTCTGAAAAAGAAAAAGTCACTTCAGCTTCTCCAGGATTATCGCGGGGCAGACCTTGGTGACGCCATCAAGCCTGCCTATCTTGTTGGAGATTATGTCGGACAGGTCCTCCCCATCCCTGGCCCAGACCTCGGCCATTATCATGTGGTCACCGCTGGTCAGGTACACCTCCCTCACGAAATCGAACTCCTTGAGCTTCTCGGCAACGTCAAATATCTTCTCCGGCAGCGTGTCAACGCCCGTGAGGCTGACCAGGTTGTAGCCCAGTTTTGACGGGTCAACGACGACGGTGTACTGCTTTATAACCCCCGCCTCCTCCAGGGCCTTTACGCGCTTCCTTACGGCGGTCTCACTTATGCCAAGGACCTTCGCTATCTCCGTGAACGGAGTGCGGGCGTCCTTGGTGAGCATCTCGATTATGATGTTATCTCTCTCGTCAAGCATTTTCATCACCTCTATTTACCTCTATGCAGACCAAGTATATTAAGTTTTTGAACCCAGGGGTTCTAAAATTAAACCCCAAGTTTAAGTTTGACAACCGTCTCCACGTGGGGCGTGTGCGGGAACATGTCAATCCCCACCGCGGTCTCTAGCGAGTAAACCCCTGCCAGTTCGTCGAGATTGGCCCTGAGGGTCTTTGGATTGCAGGAGACGTAAACGATGCTTTGCGGTTTGTCTTTTAAGATTTTCCTTATCAGTTTGGGATGCAATCCCGCCCTTGGCGGATCAACTATTACTGTATCATATTCCGAAAGATTTTCGACGTCCCGATCCTGGCCGACCCTGAACGCGGCGTCAACGCCGTTGAGCTCGGCGGTTCTGTTCGCCATCTCCACCGCGAAGGGATTTACCTCGATTCCCTCAACGGAGAACCCCCTTTTGGCCAGATAGATGCCGAAGGTCCCCACGCCGGAGTAGAGGTCGAGGACTTTCCCACCCTCGACCAGTTCGGCCACTTTCCTAACCAGCGTTACGGCTTGGTAGCTGTTCGTCTGGAAGAAGCTGTTTGGATGGATCAGGTAGGTAACGTCGTCGAGCCGCTCCCGTATGAACTCACTGCGCCAGAAGCGCTCTATCTCCCCGTAGGAGACATCGCTCGGGGTCCGGTTCACGCTCCAGTACACCGAGTCCGCGTAGTCAAAGTATTCCGGGAACTCCGCGGGGAGCTCACCTTCCGATGTGACGAGGTTAACCATCAGCTCGCCCGTGAACTTGCCCTCGCGGATGACGATGTAGCGCAGAAAGCCCTCGTTCTTCCGTATCTCGTACAAACTCGGGGCGTGGTCCTCTATAAACTCCCTCAGAGAGCGGAGAACCATCCTGCTGGATTCGCCGAAGACGGGGCACCACTCGATATCAACCGCGTCCCACCACGTGCCGCGCCTCCTGAACCCAATACCGTTTGTCGAAATGACAACATCGATGCGATTTCTGTGACCGTAAATCACGGGTGATGGAATAACTTCGACGTCCATACCAAGAAGTGCCGAGAGCTTCTCCGCCTTGAACTCAACCTGCCTCTCGTAGGGGACGTGCTGAAGAAGGCATCCCCCGCAGACCCCAAAACTGGGACACACCGGTTCCACTCTGCTGGATGAGGGCTCTACGACCTCAAAATCGGTGGCGGTTAGCTTCCGTTTTTTCTTCCGCCATTTTTTCACTTCAACAACGTCGCCGGGTGCGGTGAAAGGAACGTGGATTTCCCTCTTCCCCATACGTACAACGCCCAGTCCCTCATGGTCGAGCCTCTCAACGATTCCCCGCATAATCCCCCCTCCCCGATACGCTTTATAAACCTGCCCTTGGATACCTGCCAACCATGCCCACGGAAGGTTTATTTAGTTCGTTAACGTAACTAGTAACGGTGCCACCGAATGTTCGGCAGGCGTAAGGATGCTGTGTATAAGGTACTCGCCACAAAAAAGAGGGCGGTCGCCCTCCAGAGCCTGAGCGCCGAACTTGAAACACCCGCACCCGCGGTCTTCAGGGCCGTGAAGGAGCTGGAATCCGACGGTCTCGTTGAGGTCTTCTACGGCCAAGACAAGGCCGCCATAATGGTTCGCGCCAAAACAATAGGGGACTACATCTGAGCCCCTTTCAATAATTTTCTTTGGAATTAATGCAGCCGGAGGCCCAGTTAATGGTATCCATAGTCATCACAGGAAGGGGAGGTGCGGGAAAAACAACACTGAGCGCAAACCTGAGCACGTACTTCTCACGAGGGGGCTACCGCTCGCTCGTCGTGGACGGCGACCTGTACCTCCCAAAGCTCGCCTTTCACTTCGGGATATACAACCCCCAGTACAACATCCACACCCTTCTGAAGAACCCGAACATGAGGGTGGTCGATGCGGTCTACCACGACCCGAAGACCAAAGTTGATATCCTACCCGGCAGTTCCAAGTTATACGACGTCATCGACCTCGACCAGAAAAGACTGAGGGAGATAGTGAGGGAGATCGGAACCCGGTACCGGGTTACCATAATAGACTCACCCGTTGGGATACCCTTCGATACGATATCAACCTTCCGGCTCGCCCAGTACCAGCTCATCATAGTGGAGATAGAGCGCTGCCCGATACACTCTGTACACAGAATGATCGAGAACGAGGTCGTGAAGCTCAAATCGCTGGGGGACGCGTACGGCCTCAAGGTCGGCGTAATACTCAACAAGGTGCGGGAATCGTCCCGTAGTGTGGATGATATAATCGACTTTCTCGAGTAC encodes:
- the rlmD gene encoding 23S rRNA (uracil(1939)-C(5))-methyltransferase RlmD, producing the protein MRGIVERLDHEGLGVVRMGKREIHVPFTAPGDVVEVKKWRKKKRKLTATDFEVVEPSSSRVEPVCPSFGVCGGCLLQHVPYERQVEFKAEKLSALLGMDVEVIPSPVIYGHRNRIDVVISTNGIGFRRRGTWWDAVDIEWCPVFGESSRMVLRSLREFIEDHAPSLYEIRKNEGFLRYIVIREGKFTGELMVNLVTSEGELPAEFPEYFDYADSVYWSVNRTPSDVSYGEIERFWRSEFIRERLDDVTYLIHPNSFFQTNSYQAVTLVRKVAELVEGGKVLDLYSGVGTFGIYLAKRGFSVEGIEVNPFAVEMANRTAELNGVDAAFRVGQDRDVENLSEYDTVIVDPPRAGLHPKLIRKILKDKPQSIVYVSCNPKTLRANLDELAGVYSLETAVGIDMFPHTPHVETVVKLKLGV
- a CDS encoding helix-turn-helix domain-containing protein, with translation MFGRRKDAVYKVLATKKRAVALQSLSAELETPAPAVFRAVKELESDGLVEVFYGQDKAAIMVRAKTIGDYI
- a CDS encoding MinD/ParA family ATP-binding protein, producing the protein MVSIVITGRGGAGKTTLSANLSTYFSRGGYRSLVVDGDLYLPKLAFHFGIYNPQYNIHTLLKNPNMRVVDAVYHDPKTKVDILPGSSKLYDVIDLDQKRLREIVREIGTRYRVTIIDSPVGIPFDTISTFRLAQYQLIIVEIERCPIHSVHRMIENEVVKLKSLGDAYGLKVGVILNKVRESSRSVDDIIDFLEYSVDVPVVGVIPFDHRVPEATNYGRPVLDYAPHTKASRAIAESGDILNGWIFGREKKEGMLHRFYEAIISFLHSGRVPAGKKL